The following proteins come from a genomic window of Oscillospiraceae bacterium:
- a CDS encoding discoidin domain-containing protein translates to MKKRNFLKKILSVALVVFLTSSSFATAETMVEFLQRSEGSALNDDGTFTVTASYSNNTSKAIEGGFFILAAYNGSGVLRCLEKQDLTAAVDETVETTFDLAVTQYPVGEYSYKIFYWDSDLTPLTELETALENLALRRAGYQSDAVDEFNTVTLVSDGIVSDPKVNSFSDGSWTAVTRYYREWIYVDLGEPTALSSVGVDWGASYAVRYQIQTSDDAVNWTSRVHKGSNAYSGGGGGTANALGTPTAPWAGERQTDDIADDVTARYVRILCESCSGGASGETYVIDGIQVNGHSVDKYYALDGFDSYWKSESDGQEWVYVDLGADSTLLGAKVVWGGNYATDYEIQISGDAETWTTAATASGAGDSAVSSSLHGSARYVRLLCNASSGSGYIVKEFEVYGCNDLDYELEPMPAPDADGTQQLRGGNWKVERASEVRADGFALSQTGFDDASWLPATVPSTTLASYINAGAVPDPYYDMNNETISDTFFTSDFWYRNSFEIPASQQGKDVWLNFDAINYRADVYFNGYLLPNALSHRTRSIEGGFIRGKFDVTDYVKFGGKNYLAVFIQMNDTPWCYTYTSPYVSAPGSIGGATTVGAYITRYTTQQGLAFGPWPNGGNLGIDNPTFHAAAGWDWMPTIRGRDTGIYRDVFLSYTGGAEMIDPWMVTDLTIDELPAEINVTPLDVTGAVVTQPEGQNSTSLDQIFDNDMSTYWLGDNSVENPAFTVALPEEITTNAMLIDWGEVEPAAAFETQHAEKFTLEVSTDGATWENYGAYPAGTLNWFGYLFPYPADPGPSSYDGAINNNLVPGPNGNLYGFLAFDVPKTFQYLRFTTLEKLTSVNSGQGIVAPKIRQINFYAETRTEIESATLRNYVLHDEQADLIFKTEVKNNTNAAVDATVSGVITPGNLLFTKTVSVPANQTVQVDVEDIIMRDPDLWWPNTYGDQPLYTADVQLKLGETVSDVKSFKFGVREFSYPIDGGRLGIYCNGAWIIAKGGNWGMDDALQMDTPERYDDKVRLHAEENMTMIRNWVGQTNNDAFYDACDKYGIMVWDDFWLANPYDGPDPKDRDLFSENAVDRVKRTRAHPSLTVYCGRNESNPPNDLINSLTNIVDTNDGTRFYFSNSAGSPVGSGGGYSLADYTAAGSSQGPKNYFNDVSSSVLRSERGIPNVPSIQSIQKFVKEENQWPISDVWGHHDWTYFMNGPANTYMNALKSYMPALTYTFPAASIPGVSGQNPDPLLSAVQDYKNTFTPMLQELADKYTLEDFHDAAQMINLENHKALFQALTVTRANGLLMWMSQSSWPSFMWQTYDYYLDTNGGYFGTKAGNQPTQPVWDPRNDNITLCNYTPQQYTDVTTALTIYDLNGNVVTVETYDTPSLAPGAYGVRLDTITAKMADSPTDMVFIKLVLKDGEGNVLGENIYWHNKTTYLANQALTTLADVDLTATASQRSVLANGNVAYTLTIQNETAVPAVQTRIRTISEVTGEDVLPAFYSDNYFTLMPGDTKVITVEFSPKYLEGGDKRFELSGWNTVVKTVA, encoded by the coding sequence GTGAAAAAGCGGAACTTTTTAAAGAAGATCTTGTCGGTAGCTCTGGTGGTATTTCTCACTTCATCGTCCTTTGCGACGGCTGAGACCATGGTTGAATTTTTACAGCGTTCGGAAGGTTCTGCTCTTAACGACGACGGTACTTTTACGGTTACAGCCAGTTATAGCAACAACACATCCAAGGCAATAGAGGGCGGCTTTTTCATCCTCGCCGCTTACAACGGCAGCGGGGTCTTGCGCTGCCTTGAGAAACAGGATTTAACAGCCGCCGTCGATGAAACCGTGGAAACCACGTTCGACCTGGCGGTTACACAATATCCGGTCGGCGAGTATTCCTATAAAATATTTTATTGGGACAGCGATTTAACGCCGCTGACAGAGCTCGAGACCGCGTTGGAAAATCTGGCGCTCAGGCGTGCGGGGTATCAGTCCGATGCGGTTGACGAGTTTAATACGGTCACCCTCGTTTCGGACGGCATTGTCAGCGATCCGAAAGTGAACAGTTTCTCTGACGGCTCCTGGACAGCCGTCACCCGGTATTATCGGGAATGGATCTATGTCGACCTGGGCGAACCGACGGCTCTGAGCAGTGTCGGCGTGGACTGGGGCGCCAGCTACGCTGTCAGATATCAGATTCAAACGTCGGACGACGCGGTGAACTGGACTTCGAGAGTGCATAAGGGCAGCAACGCTTATTCCGGCGGCGGTGGCGGTACCGCAAATGCGCTGGGCACGCCCACGGCCCCTTGGGCGGGCGAGCGCCAGACCGACGATATTGCGGATGATGTCACCGCGCGCTATGTTCGCATCCTTTGCGAGAGCTGCTCGGGCGGCGCGTCGGGCGAGACCTATGTGATCGACGGCATCCAGGTGAATGGCCATTCCGTTGACAAATACTACGCTCTGGACGGATTTGACAGCTATTGGAAAAGTGAGTCCGATGGCCAAGAGTGGGTTTATGTCGATCTGGGCGCGGACAGCACCCTCTTGGGCGCCAAAGTGGTCTGGGGCGGAAACTACGCCACGGATTATGAGATTCAGATTTCCGGCGACGCCGAAACCTGGACGACCGCGGCCACGGCAAGCGGAGCGGGCGACAGCGCGGTGTCTTCTTCTCTGCATGGTTCGGCGCGCTATGTGCGTCTGCTTTGCAATGCGTCTTCTGGCAGCGGCTACATTGTCAAAGAATTCGAAGTATACGGATGCAATGATCTGGATTACGAGCTGGAACCCATGCCGGCGCCGGACGCCGACGGTACACAGCAGCTGCGCGGCGGAAACTGGAAAGTAGAACGCGCATCCGAGGTCAGGGCCGACGGCTTTGCACTCTCGCAGACGGGCTTTGACGATGCCTCCTGGCTGCCCGCCACGGTGCCGTCAACTACACTGGCGTCCTATATCAACGCGGGCGCCGTTCCGGACCCGTACTACGACATGAACAACGAGACGATTTCCGACACCTTCTTCACCTCGGATTTCTGGTACAGAAATTCATTTGAGATTCCCGCGTCCCAGCAGGGCAAGGATGTTTGGCTCAACTTTGACGCCATCAACTACCGGGCCGATGTGTATTTCAACGGGTATTTACTGCCCAATGCCCTGAGCCACCGTACAAGATCCATTGAAGGCGGTTTTATCCGCGGTAAATTTGACGTGACCGACTACGTGAAGTTCGGCGGCAAGAATTATCTGGCGGTCTTCATTCAAATGAACGACACCCCGTGGTGCTATACGTATACCAGCCCGTATGTTTCGGCGCCCGGAAGCATCGGCGGGGCCACGACCGTCGGCGCATACATCACAAGGTATACCACCCAGCAAGGTCTGGCCTTCGGACCGTGGCCCAACGGCGGCAATCTTGGCATAGACAATCCAACCTTCCATGCCGCAGCCGGGTGGGACTGGATGCCCACCATACGCGGCCGTGACACCGGCATCTATCGTGACGTTTTCCTCTCCTATACCGGCGGTGCAGAGATGATTGACCCCTGGATGGTCACCGACCTCACCATTGATGAGTTGCCGGCGGAGATCAATGTTACCCCGCTTGACGTAACCGGCGCCGTGGTGACGCAGCCCGAGGGTCAGAACAGCACAAGTCTTGACCAAATTTTCGACAATGATATGAGCACGTATTGGCTTGGCGACAACAGTGTGGAAAATCCGGCGTTTACGGTTGCCCTGCCCGAAGAGATTACGACCAACGCGATGTTGATCGACTGGGGCGAGGTGGAACCGGCGGCGGCCTTTGAGACGCAGCACGCCGAAAAGTTTACGCTTGAGGTTTCGACGGATGGAGCCACATGGGAGAATTATGGCGCGTATCCGGCGGGCACTTTGAATTGGTTCGGATATCTGTTTCCCTATCCGGCGGACCCGGGTCCGTCCTCCTATGACGGCGCAATCAACAACAATCTGGTTCCTGGACCGAATGGCAATCTATATGGATTTTTGGCCTTCGACGTTCCGAAAACCTTTCAATACCTCCGGTTTACGACGTTGGAGAAATTGACCAGCGTGAACTCCGGCCAGGGAATTGTTGCGCCTAAGATCAGGCAGATTAATTTCTATGCGGAAACGAGAACCGAGATTGAAAGCGCGACGCTCCGCAATTATGTGTTGCATGACGAACAGGCCGACCTGATATTTAAGACCGAAGTGAAGAACAATACGAACGCCGCTGTGGACGCGACGGTCAGCGGCGTGATCACTCCGGGCAATCTGCTCTTTACGAAGACAGTATCTGTACCGGCCAACCAGACGGTACAGGTGGACGTCGAAGATATTATCATGCGTGATCCGGACCTGTGGTGGCCCAACACTTACGGCGACCAGCCGCTGTACACGGCGGACGTGCAGTTGAAGCTTGGCGAAACCGTATCGGATGTCAAGTCCTTCAAGTTCGGCGTGCGCGAGTTCAGCTATCCCATCGACGGCGGCCGGCTTGGCATTTATTGTAATGGCGCCTGGATCATCGCCAAGGGCGGCAACTGGGGTATGGACGACGCCCTGCAGATGGACACGCCGGAGAGGTATGACGACAAGGTCCGTCTGCATGCGGAAGAGAACATGACCATGATTCGCAACTGGGTGGGCCAGACCAACAACGACGCCTTCTACGACGCCTGTGACAAGTACGGCATCATGGTGTGGGACGACTTTTGGCTTGCCAATCCCTATGACGGCCCCGACCCCAAAGACCGCGATCTGTTCAGCGAGAACGCGGTGGATAGGGTAAAACGCACCCGCGCCCATCCTTCTCTGACAGTATACTGCGGACGCAATGAATCGAACCCGCCAAACGATCTGATTAACAGTCTGACCAATATCGTCGACACAAATGACGGCACCCGCTTCTATTTCAGCAACTCGGCCGGTTCTCCGGTGGGCAGCGGCGGCGGCTATTCGCTCGCCGATTACACCGCTGCCGGCAGTTCTCAGGGCCCGAAGAATTACTTCAACGATGTCTCGAGCAGTGTGCTCCGCAGCGAACGCGGCATTCCGAACGTGCCCTCCATCCAGAGCATTCAGAAGTTCGTCAAGGAGGAAAATCAGTGGCCGATCAGCGACGTGTGGGGGCATCATGACTGGACCTACTTTATGAACGGCCCGGCCAACACCTACATGAACGCGCTGAAGTCCTATATGCCTGCACTTACCTATACCTTCCCGGCGGCCAGCATTCCGGGCGTCAGCGGTCAAAATCCCGATCCTTTGCTTTCTGCCGTCCAGGATTACAAAAACACTTTCACCCCCATGCTCCAAGAGCTGGCCGATAAGTACACGCTGGAAGACTTCCACGACGCGGCGCAGATGATCAATCTGGAAAACCACAAGGCGCTGTTTCAGGCGCTGACGGTGACGCGCGCCAACGGCCTGCTGATGTGGATGAGCCAGTCCTCGTGGCCGAGCTTCATGTGGCAGACTTACGACTACTATCTGGATACCAACGGCGGCTATTTCGGCACCAAAGCCGGCAATCAGCCCACGCAGCCCGTCTGGGATCCGCGCAACGACAATATCACGCTGTGTAACTACACGCCCCAGCAGTACACAGACGTGACGACAGCGCTGACCATTTACGACTTAAACGGCAATGTCGTAACGGTCGAAACTTACGACACGCCCAGTCTGGCGCCGGGCGCCTATGGCGTGCGGCTCGACACCATCACCGCCAAGATGGCGGATTCCCCGACCGACATGGTCTTCATCAAGCTGGTTCTCAAGGACGGTGAAGGCAATGTGTTGGGCGAGAACATTTACTGGCACAACAAAACAACCTATCTGGCAAACCAGGCCCTGACCACGCTGGCCGATGTGGATCTCACCGCAACCGCTTCGCAACGGAGTGTGCTGGCAAACGGCAATGTTGCGTACACGCTCACCATCCAG